The Entelurus aequoreus isolate RoL-2023_Sb linkage group LG04, RoL_Eaeq_v1.1, whole genome shotgun sequence nucleotide sequence gttcgccatgtcaaagatgtgaaagtttgattgaatgattgaaagatttattgttaataaatgagacgctttgcgttcccaaacagtcatctctgtcccgacaatcccctccgtggtagcaggaacccctatatactacgctaattacactatatactacgctaattacactatatactacgctaattacactatatactacgctaattacactatatactacgctaattacactatatactacgctaattacactatatactacgctaattacactatatactacgctaattacactatatactacgctaattacactatatactacgctaattacactatatactacgctaattacacatcaaaaccctgcggcttatagtcgggtgcggcttatatatggagcaatctgtattttcccctaaatttagctggtgcggcttatagtcaggtgcggcttatagtcgggtgcggcttatagtcaggtgcggcttatagtcaggtgcggcttatagtccggaaattacggtacccctcatttttgtatttttttttctcgtttttgaacaattactttttgcagtgtgtaaacGAGCCCGCAGCtccttagttgtatttttcactgGTAATGTAGATGCTTACCTGAGTGTTTGTGGATTTGAGAGCCAGGCGGGCCACCGCTGACAAGAAGATGAGAAGCACCGCCACGCACGCAGAGAACGTGAACAAAATGCATTGCGTGGCCAAAAGTTGCCTCTAAACAGGAGGAGAGAGATGTTTATTTCAAGCACAGTGCAAATGTGTTGAGTGTAAAATGTCCTTTACCATTTCGTTGTAGGCCCACTGTGGGTCCACTAAGGATAGCCGGGAGATATCGGGATAGCGAATGCTGTGTATCCTATAACCGCAAGACACGATGACTCCCAGGATGGACATCACATACATGGACAGACAAACGGTCACCTGGGGGGGAAATATATCACAATTTATACTTGCTGCCACTCGGGTAATCATACAAGGTAAAAATATACTACCATCTTTTTGGATGGACATGCTCCCGTGTAGACAGACAAGATTCCACAGGTGAGAAACTAAAAGAAATGAGAGCAAACACAAACCCACATGTGTACACTTATCATATGATACCAGCTAATACCGTATCAAAGTGATACTGCCATACCAATGCTTAGTCCATTGAACTACATGGATTTTATTGCACTCGGTGGGGGTCTGTGACGCAacaagtttgtttacatgtaaaatcttccactccttctttgcctgttaagtactcatctggactgtggaatcattggcacacatgtttgtatgtcagaaacggacatttgggttttatgtttttattatttttatgttttattgttttgtttttaatgtatgttttattgttttgttttttaatgtattgtattctgtttttatgcgtttaaatggatcttaaggtctgcaataaagattgatgatgatgatgtctccttttgtccaccaaacgttttatactgtgcgtgaatgcacaaaggtgaactttgttgatgttattgacttgttggagtgttgtaggcatatttggtcagcgcATGTCTGCAAGCTgaacaatgctaacatgctatttaggctagctgtatgtacatattgcatcattatgcctcatttgtaggtatatttgagctctttttttttttctttttttttaattttttattttttttaatttttttattttaaacaacataaaaaaaacacaagatacacttaccattagtgcatcaacccaagaaaaccctccctcccccattcacactcatccacactcatttacacaaaaggggttgtctctttctgttattaaaaaaaaaccttctggttcctacaatatagaataatacagtctgcaagggatacagtctttagcgcacacatgattgtgtgtggtgctggtccaataacattttcattaattactattttttatgtaattgtttttatattgctttactttcaaacaaaacaaacaaaggaccttaacttcaccagaccgggttgtcaatgaaatcagattgttcaaaagggttcttaaaaccaggtccagttcagattacgtccagatcgggctcagcaacacacaccttcacccatgtacaccaaaaaccagggaacacatcCGAGTGgaactcagcaacacataccttcatttatgtacacttaaaatagggaatacaacaacagattgcatatcatatataaacaaaattacatatttgagctcatttaatatcctttacttgtatcctctttgtatatcatttatatttgcatgtctcatgacacattatctgtatgtaatattggctgctttTCAGATCGTTGTTtgtctgccatgttgttccagaccacagcaaacattatctAGCTTGTTAAAGatagtaataaatctattaaaagaagacagcctgcagtttactttaacttagacacacacatctataccttcagCCATTAAaagtcagtcatttccaggagttatctcacctgagtatttctgtcaacgaagatttgcttcagcctgcgacacatagtcattatgatagtaggctattacagctaatatag carries:
- the LOC133649154 gene encoding uncharacterized protein LOC133649154; protein product: MDDRTSTPTTTTEVTRGQQNADLKVSPSSKPLHRFLQKEPQSLGVVIGICGCAELIMGCIFFGETVTNSGDVYVPFWQGALFLTCGILSVYTGACPSKKMVTVCLSMYVMSILGVIVSCGYRIHSIRYPDISRLSLVDPQWAYNEMRQLLATQCILFTFSACVAVLLIFLSAVARLALKSTNTQVIFQRISTPQSDTTSQQ